GCTGAGAGTTGGTGACATGAACGTCGATAACTTCCCCAAAAATCCACGACAACATATCAAAAAAGTGCACACCAATGTTGGTAGCCACTCCACCCGACTTGGCAACATCGCCTTTCCATGAAATAAAATACCAGCGACCACGGCTGGTAAAATAGGTAAGATCGACGTTGTAAATCTTATCCTGCGAGCCTTCGTCCACTTTCTTTTTCAGCCCGACGATAGCCGGATGATGACGCAGCTGAAGGATGGTGTAAATCTTTTTTCCGGTCTCTTGCTCAATTTCCTGTAAAGCGTCCACATTCCATGGATTAAGCACGATAGGTTTTTCACAAATAGCATGTGCCTCATTGCGCAAAGCCAGACGGATGTGGGCATCGTGCAGGTAGTTGGGTGAGCAGATGCTTACATAGTCGATGTTTTTGCCTGTATTCTGGCGGCGCAGCTTGTCGAGGTGCCGGTCGAAGCGCTCGGGTTCGGTAAAAAAGTCGGAATCGGGGAAAAAGCTGTCCATCTTACCCATGCAATCAAAAGGGTCGAGGGCCGCCACAATGCGGTTTCCGGTGTCGGCGATTGCTTTCATG
The genomic region above belongs to Bacteroidales bacterium and contains:
- a CDS encoding Gfo/Idh/MocA family oxidoreductase, with product MEKKVLNFALIGSAGYIAPRHMKAIADTGNRIVAALDPFDCMGKMDSFFPDSDFFTEPERFDRHLDKLRRQNTGKNIDYVSICSPNYLHDAHIRLALRNEAHAICEKPIVLNPWNVDALQEIEQETGKKIYTILQLRHHPAIVGLKKKVDEGSQDKIYNVDLTYFTSRGRWYFISWKGDVAKSGGVATNIGVHFFDMLSWIFGEVIDVHVTNSQPDKVSGFLELERARVKWQLSLDVNDIPTEILQRGQRTYRSITVDGDEIEFSQGFTDLHTVAYEKILAGEGFGLEAARNSINIVHKIRNATK